The Methanoculleus marisnigri JR1 genome window below encodes:
- a CDS encoding bifunctional metallophosphatase/5'-nucleotidase produces the protein MTDHLTLLQVNDSHGYLEPHQELFYAAGPPVYRTAGGYARIAALLEDAREERPGTVLAFDCGDTIHGTYPAVRSEGEALVPILNALAFDAMTAHWEFAYGPEQFRKVAGRLDYPVLADNCYDDATGDPVFPPYTVCETDSLQVGVIGIAATIVDKVMPDSFSEGIHFSLGNAELPGHIARLREEEGVDLVVVISHLGFPQEVKLARETDGIDVLLSGHTHNRLFEPAVVNDTVIIQSGCHASFLGRLDLTVENRRVKKFDHELIVVGEEIRPHPEVEEMVEGIMEPHREYLSRVVGETRTGLNRNTVLEATMDNLLLQALLDATGAEMAFSNGWRYGAPVPPGPVTQNDLWDIIPVNPPVSTVEITGRDLRAMMEENLERTFSRDPYEQMGGYVKRCMGVNLYCKMENPAGLRIQEFFAAGKRLDPDAVYSAAFVTGQGVPPKYGKNRQNLDVRAIEALERYLSGGPVSAELRGSVTAV, from the coding sequence ATGACCGACCACCTCACGCTCCTCCAGGTGAACGACTCGCACGGCTACCTGGAACCGCACCAGGAACTCTTTTATGCCGCCGGGCCGCCGGTGTACCGGACGGCCGGCGGGTATGCCCGGATTGCCGCTCTCCTCGAAGATGCCCGTGAAGAGCGGCCGGGAACTGTGCTCGCGTTCGACTGCGGCGACACCATCCACGGGACCTACCCTGCCGTCCGGTCGGAAGGCGAAGCGCTCGTCCCGATCCTGAACGCTCTCGCCTTCGATGCCATGACCGCTCACTGGGAGTTCGCCTACGGCCCGGAGCAGTTCCGGAAGGTTGCCGGGAGGCTCGATTACCCTGTCCTCGCCGACAACTGCTACGACGATGCGACCGGCGACCCGGTCTTTCCCCCGTATACGGTCTGCGAGACCGATAGTCTGCAGGTGGGCGTCATCGGCATCGCCGCCACCATCGTCGACAAGGTGATGCCGGACTCCTTCTCGGAAGGGATCCATTTCTCTCTCGGCAACGCCGAACTCCCCGGTCACATCGCCCGGCTCCGCGAAGAGGAGGGGGTGGATCTTGTCGTGGTGATATCGCACCTCGGGTTTCCGCAGGAGGTGAAACTCGCCCGCGAGACGGACGGGATCGACGTCCTCCTCTCAGGGCACACCCACAACCGGCTTTTTGAACCAGCGGTCGTCAACGACACCGTCATCATCCAGTCGGGCTGTCACGCCTCCTTCCTCGGGCGGCTCGACCTTACGGTCGAGAACCGGCGGGTGAAGAAGTTCGACCACGAACTCATCGTCGTCGGTGAGGAGATCCGGCCTCACCCGGAGGTCGAGGAGATGGTCGAGGGGATCATGGAACCCCACCGCGAATACCTCTCCCGGGTCGTCGGGGAGACCCGGACCGGTCTTAACCGGAACACGGTTCTCGAGGCCACGATGGACAACCTTCTCCTGCAGGCGCTCCTCGACGCCACGGGTGCGGAGATGGCGTTCTCGAATGGCTGGCGCTACGGCGCCCCGGTGCCGCCCGGCCCGGTCACACAAAACGATCTCTGGGATATCATCCCGGTCAACCCCCCGGTCTCGACGGTCGAGATCACCGGCCGGGATCTCCGGGCGATGATGGAGGAGAACCTGGAACGGACTTTTTCGCGCGACCCATACGAGCAGATGGGTGGCTACGTGAAGCGGTGCATGGGGGTCAACCTCTACTGCAAGATGGAGAATCCGGCCGGGCTGCGGATCCAGGAGTTCTTTGCGGCCGGCAAAAGGCTCGACCCGGACGCCGTCTACAGCGCGGCGTTCGTCACCGGGCAGGGCGTGCCGCCGAAGTACGGGAAGAACCGCCAGAACCTCGATGTCCGGGCGATCGAGGCGCTCGAACGCTATCTCTCGGGCGGCCCCGTCAGCGCCGAACTCCGCGGGAGCGTGACGGCGGTATGA
- a CDS encoding DsrE family protein has product MTPSPRVAVHLDEREKAALALRNTKNLLEGLAGVEVEVVAHADGVEELRTGSPQAALTAQLADRGVRFVVCENTLRSRNLSEKDFPGYVGTVPSAIVELVVRQAEGWQYLRP; this is encoded by the coding sequence ATGACTCCCTCCCCGCGGGTCGCCGTCCACCTGGACGAGCGCGAGAAGGCGGCTCTGGCGCTCCGAAATACAAAGAACCTTCTTGAAGGTCTTGCAGGTGTCGAGGTCGAGGTGGTCGCCCATGCCGACGGGGTGGAGGAGCTCCGCACCGGAAGCCCGCAGGCGGCGCTGACGGCGCAACTTGCGGATCGGGGTGTCCGGTTCGTCGTCTGCGAGAACACCCTTCGTTCCCGGAACCTGTCGGAGAAAGACTTCCCCGGTTACGTTGGAACCGTCCCGTCCGCGATCGTAGAACTGGTCGTCAGACAGGCGGAGGGCTGGCAGTATCTTCGGCCGTAA